In the Pseudonocardia sediminis genome, GGCCACCGACGCCCGGGTGGACGACCGCCTGCTCGTCGACGACGGCAAGGTCGGCCTGCGCGTCGTTGCGATCGACGGCAACGACGTCGTCTGCCGCGTCACCGAGGGCGGACCGGTCAGCGACAACAAGGGCCTGAACCTGCCCGGCATGAACATCACGGTGCCGGCGATGTCGGAGAAGGACATCTCCGACCTGGAGTTCGCGCTCAAGCTGCGCGTCGACGTCGTCGCGCTGTCGTTCGTGCGCAGCCCGGCCGACGTCGACCTCGTGCACAAGATCATGGACAACGCCGGGGGCGGACGCCTGCCGGTGGTGGCCAAGCTGGAGAAGCCCGAGGCCGTCGACAACCTCGAGGCCATCGTGCTGGCCTTCGACGGCGTGATGGTCGCCCGCGGCGACCTCGGCGTGGAGCTGCCGCTGGAGAACGTGCCGCTGGTGCAGAAGCGGGCGATCCAGATCGCCCGGGAGAACGCCAAGCCGGTGATCGTGGCCACCCAGATGCTCGACTCGATGATCACCAACTCGCGCCCGACCCGGGCCGAGGCCTCGGACGTCGCGAACGCGGTGCTCGACGGCAGCGACGCGGTGATGCTCTCCGGCGAGACGAGCGTCGGGCGCTACCCGATCAAGACGGTGCGCACGATGTCGCAGATCGTGGAGGCCGTCGAGGCCGGCCCGGCCGACGTGCCGCCGCTCAACCACGTCCCGCGCACCAAGCGCGGGGTGCTCTCCTACGCCGCCCGCGACATCGGCGAGCGGCTCTCCGCCCGCGCGCTGGTGGCGTTCTCGCAGTCCGGGGACACCGTGCGGCGCCTGTCGCGGCTGCACACCCGTCTCCCGCTGCTGGCGTTCACCCCGGAGCCCGCGGTGCGCAGCCAGCTCGCGATGACCTGGGGCGTGGAGACGTTCCTGGTCGACCGGGTCGAGTCGACCGACGCCATGGTCCGCCAGGTCGACCACGCGATCCTCTCGATCGGCCGGTTCAAGCCGGGTGACCTGGTGGTCATCGTCGCCGGCTCGCCGCCCGCGACCGTCGGCTCGACGAACCTGATCCGCGTGCACCGCCTCGGCGAGGACGACCACGCCTGACCCGACCCCGTGCGCGGCGGTGCCTCCTGGAGGACGGGGCACTGCCGGAGCGACGATGTCCGCGCACGAGGGCGACACGACCGGCCTGGCAGACTCCCCGGACGTGAGCATCCCCGACTCGGACACGTCCGGCCCCGCACCCGAGGTCGCCGCCGACGGCAGGCCCCGCGGCCAGGCCGTGCTCGACGACCTCGTCGGGCTCCTGGACCTGGAGCGGCTGGAGGAGAACCTCTTCCGCGGCGTCAGCCCGCCGCACTCGTTGCCGCGGGTGTTCGGCGGTCAGGTCGCGGGACAGGCGCTCGTCGCGGCGGGTCGTACGGTGCCCGACGACCGGCACGTCCACTCGTTGCACGCCTACTTCATCCGGCCGGGCGACCCGAGCGTCCCGATCGTCTACGAGACCGAGCGGGTCCGCGACGGCCGGTCGTTCACCACGCGGCGGGTACTCGGCATCCAGCACGGCGAGGCGATCTTCTCGCTGTCCGCGTCGTTCCAGGTGCCCCAGCACGGTCTCGAGCACACCGAGCCGCTGGCGGTCGACGCCCCCGACCCGGAGTCGTTGCCCGACCTCGGGACCCGGGCGAGCCAGGGCGACAGCAGCTGGCTGACCGACACCCCGCGGCCGCTGGACATCCGCCTGGTCGAGGAGCCGGTCTGGTCGGCGCGGCGCACCGGTGCCTCGGACGGCCCGATGCGGGTCTGGATGCGCGCCGACGGCCGGCTGCCCGACCACCAACTCCTGCACGTCTGCCTGCTCACCTACGCCAGCGACCTGACGCTGCTGGGCTCCGTCCTGGCCCGCCACGACGTGGCGTCCTCGCAGGTCCAGATGGCGAGCCTGGACCACGCGATGTGGTTCCACGAGCCGTTCCGCGCCGACGAGTGGCTGCTCTACACCTGCTACTCGCCGTCCGCGTCCGGCGGGCGTGGGCTGGCCACCGGCCGCTTCTACACCGCCGACGGTCGTCTGATCGCCAGCACGATGCAGGAGGGGCTGGTCCGCCTGCCCTCCGGAGAGAAGCCCTCATGACCGTCGAGTCCGACGTCTCGATCCCCAGCCTCAACGGCGGGACGCTGCCCGGTTTCCTGGTCCGCCCGGAGGACACCGCGGGCAGCGCACCGCACCCGGCGCTGCTGATGATCTACGAGGCGTTCGGCATGACCGCCGAGATGCGCCGGATCGCCCGCGAGCTCGCCGCGGAGGGCTACACCGTCCTGGTGCCGGACCTGTTCGCCCGCGGGAAGATCCGGGCGCTGTGCGTGGCCGCGACGATGAACGCCATGAACACCGGCAAGGGCGCGGCCCTCGGGGACCTGGAGTCCGCCCGCCGCTGGCTCGTCGGTCAGCCGACCGTCGACGGCGACCGGATCGGCACGATCGGCTTCTGCATGGGCGGCGGGTTCGCGCTGCTGCTGGCCGACACCGGTCTCTACAAGGTCAGCGCCCCGTTCTACGGCCGCGCCCCGCTGCCGCTGGAGCGCGCCTGCCCGGTGGTCGGCAGCTACGGCGGCCGGGACGGGTTCATCGGGGACTACGGGGACGAGCTCGAAGCCGATCTGACGCGCAACGGCGTCCCGCACGACGTCAAGACCTACCCCGAGGCCGGCCACTCGTTCATGACCCGCACCGAGGGCGTCTCCGGCGCGATCGCGTCCCGGACGCCGATGCACGCCGAGTACCACGAGGCCAGCGCCACCGACGCCATGAACCGCGTCCTGACGTTCTTCCGCGAGCACCTCTGAGAGGTACTGGTCAGCGCATCGCCTCGACGAGGGCGGTGAAGCGGGACGGGGGAGGGGTGTCGCCGGGGATGTTGAACCGCAGGCGGTGCGCGACGTCGCCGAAGCGCGCCCGCAGCGTCGCCGCGATCTCGGTCTCGGATCC is a window encoding:
- a CDS encoding acyl-CoA thioesterase; protein product: MSAHEGDTTGLADSPDVSIPDSDTSGPAPEVAADGRPRGQAVLDDLVGLLDLERLEENLFRGVSPPHSLPRVFGGQVAGQALVAAGRTVPDDRHVHSLHAYFIRPGDPSVPIVYETERVRDGRSFTTRRVLGIQHGEAIFSLSASFQVPQHGLEHTEPLAVDAPDPESLPDLGTRASQGDSSWLTDTPRPLDIRLVEEPVWSARRTGASDGPMRVWMRADGRLPDHQLLHVCLLTYASDLTLLGSVLARHDVASSQVQMASLDHAMWFHEPFRADEWLLYTCYSPSASGGRGLATGRFYTADGRLIASTMQEGLVRLPSGEKPS
- the pyk gene encoding pyruvate kinase; translated protein: MTRRTKIVCTIGPATATPDRIRDLVDAGMDVARLNFSHGDRADHKNVYTMIRQAADDAGRAVGILADLQGPKIRLGRFADGPTEWQTGEEVRITVDDVPGTHDRVSTTYKGLATDARVDDRLLVDDGKVGLRVVAIDGNDVVCRVTEGGPVSDNKGLNLPGMNITVPAMSEKDISDLEFALKLRVDVVALSFVRSPADVDLVHKIMDNAGGGRLPVVAKLEKPEAVDNLEAIVLAFDGVMVARGDLGVELPLENVPLVQKRAIQIARENAKPVIVATQMLDSMITNSRPTRAEASDVANAVLDGSDAVMLSGETSVGRYPIKTVRTMSQIVEAVEAGPADVPPLNHVPRTKRGVLSYAARDIGERLSARALVAFSQSGDTVRRLSRLHTRLPLLAFTPEPAVRSQLAMTWGVETFLVDRVESTDAMVRQVDHAILSIGRFKPGDLVVIVAGSPPATVGSTNLIRVHRLGEDDHA
- a CDS encoding dienelactone hydrolase family protein; this encodes MTVESDVSIPSLNGGTLPGFLVRPEDTAGSAPHPALLMIYEAFGMTAEMRRIARELAAEGYTVLVPDLFARGKIRALCVAATMNAMNTGKGAALGDLESARRWLVGQPTVDGDRIGTIGFCMGGGFALLLADTGLYKVSAPFYGRAPLPLERACPVVGSYGGRDGFIGDYGDELEADLTRNGVPHDVKTYPEAGHSFMTRTEGVSGAIASRTPMHAEYHEASATDAMNRVLTFFREHL